ATAGATGTACAAAACCACCATTTGGCAACCATGATTGTAATAACTGATTCAGGCAACTTTAGTACATTTAAAAGTGTGATGAAAAATAGAACATTTACAGTGTCAAATCATCTTTCCACaagttatttattaattataaatagtACTACATGGTGGATAAATCTGGCAGAAAGCACATTAACCAGTCAAAATTTgtattgcaagaaaaaaaatcaacagtaaCTTGGAAAATTAATCATTACTTATCCTCTGATATGATGCACTGATAAGAACACATCACTTCTGGGGCATTCCTGCCAAAAATGCATAGGCTGCACCTAACCATGTAAACCCAAACTGAGAGACAGTCTATAATATAGCTGGTTTCAGAAATCTCAGGGTTATCAATGCCAAAAACCTGAGAAACTATGCCAGTTTAAAGGAGCCATGACAAGAAAACGCAATGGGTACTAACAGATTAGATCTTGGaccaaacaaatgaataaacaaacaaaaaccaactaaccaaccaaccaaattaaaaaaacccTTCTTTTTGCTATGAAGGAAATTTGTAGGAATAACTGGCAAAGTTTGAATAAGGCCATTAGTTAACAGCTTTGTAGTAACGTTAACTTCTTGATTTGATAACTGTACTGTGGTTATGTAAGACGAAGTCCTTGTTTTAGAAAACATACACTAAGAAGCATTTAGGGGTAAAGGCCGTTGTTTGTGCAATGTACTTTCAAATGGTTCTGGAAAATACATGCATAGAGAGGGGAATGAAAAGCAAATGGGCTAAAGGGATTACACTGGGGAAACTGGATGAAAGCTAAATGTGAATTCTTGgtaatatttttacaaatttaaaattatttcaaaacaaaaagttaaaaaaattccctCTTGTGTATTAGAGGTGAGCACAACACCCTCAAGGAGCCAGTGCCAAAGCTGGCAATGCTTTGGCACGCACTTGTCTCTGAAGTgtgctctcctctctctcttccttagaaCGTGTGAGTGCAGATCAGTCCTCTCCTTGGGCTACTGAGCATTTACCCACTCTTGCCTTCTGGTTCATGGAGCTTCTAGAGCCCTGCCCCTCCTTCAAACCCATGCACAAATATAACCTCTACCACATTCCCAAAGATTCCCCTTTGTGAGCCTCCACACATTTGACCCTTATCATTTACTGCCTTAAATTACTGGCTATTTCTTCTTACACTGTAAATCTTCAAGAAACTCCCACGGAAGCTGCATCCTGTGCTTTCCTCATCCTTCCTGATGCCTAGATTAACTCTCGTTTCCTTGTAGGAATGCCTAGGTCTTCTTTGTCCTCTTGGTTCATTTCAATTCTGGCATTCAGGGGTCTTGCTTTCCTGACCTCGGGTCTTGTTGTTGGGGAAGGGGAGACACGCTACTCACCCGGAGGCCTCGTGGATTCAGCACCTTAGGGTTGCGGGAAAAATGCATATGCAGGGTACCGTCATCACTGACTGTCACAGACACTTTCTTCAGGGTCTTGTTCCCACAATGTGAACAGAACACTCGGTTCATGTCAGATGTTGTCCTAGGAGACACAAAAGGGGATGCTCCACGCTGGAGCCCCAGGCAGCCCACCCCATCCTAGAGCACAGGTGAGGGCCAGAAGAGGAGGAAACAAGAAAAGGAGGAATGGCTGAACTGCAATGCACATGCAATACTGTTAAGAGGTAGGCTTTGAGGAGTGGCTGCTTCCTCACTAACTGTTACAGGCAGAAATGCAAGGACTATGGTAtgtagggtaaaaaaaaaaaaaacccaaaggtCTGGCAGTGAATCAGATAAGTCTGAAGGGAAGAAGTTTCCCCAGGTGACTTGGCCCTCAGTAGAGCATCTCCTTGTTGCTTCAGAAATGTTGCACGCAGCCCTCCACAACAAGGGGTTCCACTAGATGATCGATGTGATGGCTACTAATCTAAACTATGTCCACCCCAGGATAAATTCCCAGGGTCACACTTCAACAGCCAGACTGCATTGTAACTGGTGCTCTTCCACTCTAACCAGAGCATCTCTAGCACTCTGAGGCTCCCACAAAACACGAGCCCCTACCACAAGAAGAAACAATCTGAGAGTCAGAAAAGTAATGGAGAGAAGGCAGTGATCAATCATTTAACAGTTCACCTGAACTGAGCACCTCCTATGACACCACACTAACTCCATTTTATGATTATTTCCCTGGTTCTTCACAATGACCTTTTAAATTGTACACAAGATGCTGAAGCACAGAGATGTTAAGCAACTTTTGCAAAGTCACAAAGCTAGTATGAGACAGAATCTGAACCCACAGtctaatatctttttaaaatagaaaatttcaaatatactaAAGTAGACCAAAGAGCACAATGAACCTCTATGCTATGCACCCATCATCCAGCTTCAACAACTATCATTTCATGGCCAATCTTGTTTTATCTCTAGTCCCAACCACTCCCCTACTTGTCTATTATTTcaaagcaaatcccagacatcaTTCTATACAGTATGTATCTTTAAATGACAAGGGCTCTCTGTTCCAGAACTCATACTGTTAACCCAATACCACTGAGATAAGGGCTGAAAGTGTCCCCTGATTTGTCAGGCGAGAGGTCAATGGCAACTTCTAACTTGACAAAGGGACAAAACCTAACTTGAAAAGGAACGAGAAGCTGAAGGAAGCACACGTATACAATGAAGTGCATAAATGTGTACAGAAAAAGTTTAtagaagggagagggagaaaagagagtaGGGTTCTGGGTCCAGATTATCGCCAACATACTTGAAACACCCGTGGCAGCGCAAGATGTGGCTCCGGGCCTCCCGGATCAGCATGCCGTTCACCGCCAGCACACGCAGGCCCATCTGCAGCAGAACGTTCTAAATCCAACAAAATCGGAGCACAACTGAACTCAGAGCAAAACGAACTTTTATTACTAATTTTATATTCACAGTTAAAGGAATGCCACAAACCCTAGTTCAGCTCGTAATGGTCTTTCTGCTAAGGAAAAATAAGCTTTAGGATGTCTTTCAAGAGACGTCAAGAGACGTCAAGATAATTTTGCCAAGGCCCTGTTAGCAATTTTTCTTAACagagacatttattttctcagaagTATACATTAGTTTCTGGGCTAGAAACCTTCTCTACCTTCTCTGAGTACCTAATAAGCTTAAATTATTCACACTGCAACAAAACCACCAACAATCAtgaatattaaacattaaaaGTTTAATATAGTATGTAAATTTTGTTAGTACCTGACACAATTTTCAAGCCTCTAAGCAACACAAAAAATTACCAAAGAGCACAAGCAAACTTTCTAAAACCAGGGAAAAAATACTATATAACATCTTTGTGCACACCTGCGAACTCGTGAGGGACCACTGCTATAATGCAAAGCTCAGGGCTGGTCTGTGCCCATCCCACCCACCTGCATGGCGAAGTCTGTGGTCACACAGCCGACCCGCACGTCAGTTGGGACATCGCACTGCTCCAACTGCTGCTGGATCTGCTTAATGTTGCTGGGGGTTATCCAGCCCCCCTCATCATCATCACTCTCTTTTTCATTCCTGTCTTCAAGtccatcctcttcctcctcacTTGAATCACCCTTACCTTTATGAATCTGAAACATTAAGAATTCATGAAACTCCCAGCTTGTAGAAGTGACTCTGCTGTCACCAGAAGAGTAGAAATTAGGGCCTTACCAGTAGTTCCTGTAACTCATGGTCAATATTAGGCAAAGGGTTTCTCCAGAACACAAAAGAAGTGAATTCTGGGTTTTCGGGCTCACTAGCTGGATGTCCATGATTTACTGTTTCTTGTGGCGCTTTAGGCTGAGattaatagaaataataacttaaaaatcTGAACACTGAGAAAGTTAAAGAGGAATTCATATATGACGTATAAGTCTTAGCTCAAGTAAATTTGGTTCACTGTTAACAATTTGTGGAGGTGTGACATACAGCTAAAAAGGAGTACGAAGAACATGGTTTGCATAGAGAATTACCTTGGAAGGCAGATGGAAACCAGTAATGTGTAGAGGAGTTTCTGGGTGCTGAACTGATGAACTTACTTTAACCTAAcaaaaccccaaaaaacaaaaacatgaacaaTGACAAAAAAGTAACAACTCTGAGCAAGAAAATACAGCTTGAAAACTCTACACACAATGgtaattaacaaacaaacaactatTTTTCCCCTGATcactttaaaaattggaaaagataattaaacaaatacaaagaaaataacattCAATGATCCCACACTACTGGACAACTGCTTTCAGAGATTTTCTTTTCACCATTATTCACAAAGCTATAATATATGTCATTCTTTGTAAAACTTGGAAGCATTGATTATATCCTTAAGATAAATACCCAAAAGTGGAATTGGGGTTAAAGGATATGCTGCTTTAAAGCTTTTGATACCAATATCTAACTTGTGCCAAAAAAGGCTGTAGAAAAGGACAATTTTTAGGAATCAATGGATAGTTGgatgcaaaatggaaaaaaaaaaacaaaaacagctatCAGTTACACTGTGCTCATGAAGTCACAAAGTCAGAGTTTACATAAAAATACTGCCCTCAACAAACATTCTGATAACATGCAgaagtctgtattttatgtatctcTTCTAGACTCACTGGATTAGAAGATTCTAAGCCTGGTTGAAAACAAGTGAGGGCAGTTCCAACTTGTACAGGAATTAAATCCACCATAGTTTGGATGACTTTAGGCAGACATCAAGTAATTCTTTGTTAATACAGTTTGAGGCTTATTATTTACACCATTTGACACAGATTATTTATTACGTTAATTATTTAGCTCTCCAAACGCTCTGGCCTAGAAAACAAAGCCAATGGACAAATTCGCAGTTTCTTCAACCTCACTAAAAGGCATAACAGAGACCTAGAGTTTGAAGGTAgcaagggttaaaaaaaattagcaagcaTTTAGTGTTTACTTTGTTCTTACTTCTAGGAAGAACTCAttctatattaaaagaaaaaaaatagtgggaATAGAGgccatttttattctctgcatttttcaaatttaaaccaTCCTTCCTGAGACCTACATATCAAAAGAGATTGCAACCCATTTGCCAGTTGCAGTGTATGAACTTTACCTGGATGCTGATCTAAACAAACTTTAAAAGTTTATGAAATAATTGGGAAATGTGGATACTGACTGTGTattgatgatattaaggaattactaCTCATTTTGTTAGGtgtaagaaagatttttttttaagagttcttATCTTTAGAGATATATCCATAAACATTTATTGGTGAAATAATGTCTGAGTTCAAAATACTCAGGGTTGAGGGTAGGTATAGATGAAAAAAGATGAAGTGGTACTGTGGAAGCTGGATGATGGCACTAAGTTCATTAtacctttctttctatttttgtatatctgaaattttccatgataaatgctaaaacaaacaaataaaacaaacccTCCTAATTTACCTTTTCTGGTTCTTGTTTTAGGTGAGATACCCCCACAAACTCTGCTTCCAACTGGTAAGTGAGCGCCAGAACTTGAATATCTGTGGCAGAGAGGCTGGGATAGTCTCCAGTTTTCTTTGAAAACTCAGTCACTGTAAATAAGAGATTCCAAATTTCAGTTTGAGGCAAAAAGCCGTATGGCCTTGAATAACCACAATGAAAGTATCAAAAGTACTTAGAAAGGAAAAACACATTATGAAAAACCTCAAACACTTTCATCGacttccttattttttctattcatAGTTGAGAATTTTGTATCTTCCACTACCAAGATTCATGCCTGTTAAGTTTACTCTGAAATCCTTATCAAGTGCGGATGAGGGAACAGAACAAAGTTAAAGAAAGTCATTGATAGTTAGCATAATGTTTGCAAATGATGAGAATTCCTTTTCTGGGCCTTGGTATTATGCTAGAATAGAATCTGACTTCTCTTCTAGCTCTAAACTCCTTTGaatctaaatataaaatcatgATGAATAGAATGGATAATCAGGTTCCAAAAGGGAATGGAAAATTAATTCAACTAATAACTGTTGGAAGTCtatggtaaaacaaacaaaaattactgAGCTGCTTTTTAATAAGTAATGgactatttttattaaaaaaaaaaaaaaagcatgtctgTGCTTACCTCATGCCagctattattattgctattctCCTGAGAAATGAACAGTAAACACTTTCAACAAAATTTTGACACATTAAAGAAAGATGTCTTTTGCTACATGGGCACAAGGAACCAGTGAGTATTCTatcatatattttctaaaaagcaGATAATGATATCACCCCAAATTTATGTACTAGGAACTGTGTTAAAAAAGTTTCTGGGTTAAAATTAATCCTTTAGCCAAAAATTATTAGAACTTGTTTAGAAAAGTTGGGCAACTTGTCAGAGATGGCATAACTACTAAATTGGTAGAAAAAGCCACAGGACTGACAAGTTAATCGAGGAGGTATCAACATTTCCACTATCACCCTCTAACCACAAAACACTACAATCACTGAGGACCTTTCCTGGGGCTGATCCCATAAATCAAAGAATACTTGTGTAGTATTCTTTCAAGCCTATGTAAAGCCTTTTGAAAAGCTACCTCTTTTTCTGGCTTGAAGCTGGCCTACTTCTACGGGGATGACTAGtgcaaaagaaaagggagagcaGAAGACATCTGGGTCCTTCTAATTTGAATTCCAACAACTTTATGAAGTCCTTACAAAGCGCTAGATACAATGCCAAGCGACAGGTTCCTTACTGAAGACTTACGACAACCTGAGGTAGGTACTAgtactattcccattttacggATAGGGAAACCAAGGCCTTAGAGAGCACAGAGCTTTTTACTGGCAAGGCCTGGCCTTGAGCGCAGACCTGGCTGACTCCAGTCATCGTAAACCTCTCTCTCACCACGATCGATCCTAGAAAGTGCTGTTTTTACATCACCGGCTGAGAAAGTAAGCCAGTCTCTAACTCACCCCAAGCTGGTCCCGTCTGCGTGCTGAGCCCCAGCTTCCCTGTCAACGCTGTGTCAGAGACACTCACCCAGCCGCACGTACTCCGGGAAGGGCTCCTTGAAATGCAACTCATAGGGCAGGACCGCGAGCCGCCTGCGCGTGGCCTTGTCCCGAATCTCGCTAACCACCTCCCGGACGGTGTAGATGTTTTTCCCAAAGTCCTGCGGAGAGACCGGCCCAGCTCAGACACGCCCGCACACATGCAAAGCGCTGTGTGCTTGAAGCGCTCGCTCAGGGGCCGCCAACCCAGGTCCCCGCTCCGGCAGCCCAGGCCCCGCTCCGCTCGGCCAGAGCTCTTAGTACCTGCAGGGCCGCGTCTCGCAGGAACGCCCCAGCGTCCGCCACAACGTGCTCCACCGGAGCCATCTTGGCCGAATGAGCACGAAGCGCGCTTGCGCAGGGCACTGGAGCCCGCCCCTGCGCCCTAGCAGGGCGGGGGGGACAGCGGCCTGGACTCAGAGGCGCCCCCTAGCGTCTGCAGCCGCATCTCCCGCGTCAGGGCTACCCGCACGCATGCGCGCAAGCCCGTCGGGGGGGGAAAGGGAGGGGTGACAGGGGACACCCTAGGAAATCTGCCTTAGCATCCTCTACTTAGCGTCGTCTTTACTTTGGAATGTAAAACCCGTATTTTTGTTCGTTGTTTAAAGTCAATCAATataggggtgcacgggtagtttagtggtagaatgttcgcctgccatgaggaagacccaattcaattcccagcccatgcaccccccccgcCCCAAAAAAGTCAATCAATACAGGTAACGTAATTTAATTATCGAGTAGGGTACTATTCCACAGAAAAGACATAGATGCTTATGTTATGTTAACTAGGGCAAGTTAACATAACCTCACCCCACTTCCCTAAACAAGGCACATAATTTGCTAGCAAGGAAATTCCCTGCTAAATTGACCTGAATGATTATCATATGACTTCTAAACTCCTTTTCAAATACGTGATGTCGTAATTATGAGATCTGGCCTATTACAAATTCATGCTGGTGAACTTTGAATGAATGTCAAGTTGACTTTTCAGTCATCATCTTCAGCCATGCTGAGTTATTCCAAatcttcttccttaaattttcACTCCAATCTCATCACTCAACTATAATTTGTCTTACCTCCAAAAATCTTTCAATGCTCCGATGGTCCCCTTCAGCAGTTAACCCCAATCCTTCCTTCCCCAAACATCAGCCTCAACCTCTTTTAGTGCTCAGTCTCTTTAACCTCTAGAATTCAACCAATGGTTCCTGCCCTCCTGCCTAGCCTGAAATAATACTACTGAGGGCTGTCTCTAAtttatcatctctctctcttttttttttttttcggttttcTTATCTCAGCCCTCTCAGTTTCTTTGAAGAATTTGACATTATTGACTAACTCCTCTCTCTGGACTGTCTCTCCTTATCTGACCTTGGTGAGTACTTCCCAATGCTGGTCCCCCGCCTCTCTGATGGTTTCTCACTCTCTTTCACTGGGCTCTCTTCTTCCTACCTTAGAAACATAGGCACCCCCCAGAATTCTCTCAgccgctttgtctcatttcactccaaCAATCTTATTTAGCCACGAGGCTTTAGTGAACACTTAGTAAGACTGCCTCCCAAATCTAAAGGTCCAACCTCCCGTCTTGTTCCCCAGGCTGGCCATTTTAATCTGAAAACTTCTTCTGGGGGTTTTATTCAAAAAGATAGTTAAAACTCAAGTAATTATCTCCCCCTTCAAACTTTCTTTCCTTGctatatttcctattttatttaaagGCATTACCAACGAAGGCATTCAAGGTAGGAATCTGTCAGTCATCttcatctctcttctctctttgttAAACTTTGTTGAtgtcatttctgaaatatttggggTGTCTGGGTCCCCTCCACATCCATTCCCATTACTCTAATCAAGTTTTTATCTCTTACCCAGAAAATATAATCCTCTTAACACTGGTATTTCTAATTTCTCCTTCTTCAAATCATCATCCACACTGCCTAAAAAAGGAAGGAGGATGTAGGAACTGGACTCCATCATAAAAGAGGCTTATTGCAATTGGTGAGATAACTCTGTAAACTTAGcatgaaaaagaatgatttaGGTCAATGGCTATTAAACTTGAGTCTGcaccagaatcacctggaaggctgGTGAAACCACAGACTGTttggtttctgattcagtaggtccaGTGaaggcctgagaatttgcatttctgataAGGTCCAAGAGATGGTGATGCTGCTGATCTGAGAGCCatactttgagaatcactgatttaCAGGACTagctaataaaaaagagaaaaaaagaaggaaatatcagGCTTTGAGACAATTATTTTTTAGTAAACACCAGGTATCTATATTAATACATAGTTTTCTGACACTTTCTTGAGACTTTGTAGCTTTTGTCATTTTTCAAGTGTTTTAGTTCTCTGTTTCCCTGTAACTACCAGCCTTCAAGTGTCAAAGTCCCAAAAATATTTCGCCAAAGTCCCCAAAGCTTGCAAAGCCTCAAAAGGATTcctatttattcaacaaacatgtatTAAAGCTTAATTCATACCATGAGTTGGGTGATAATAACAGAGCTGCAAACAAAGGGATATTTTGTGAAGTGTCTAAGAGAGTCTTCAGAGTTTATGAAGCTGGGTCGTGAGGAATGAGTAGGGCAGAGTCACCAAGGTGTGAAAGTCCAAAGGGTGTTCAGGAAATTCTGCATAACTTACCGTGGGTAGTACAGGGAAGGTGTGAAAGTCCAAAGGGTGTTCAGGAAATTGTGAGTAACTGCCTATGGTTAGTACAAGGTGTCTGGGGTAGGATGTCTAGGAGGTGAAGTGAGCCCTCAAGGCACTTTCAGTTTTTTGAAGcctctgcttttgttttgtttgtttgttgttttgcatgggcaggcactgggaatcgaagctgggtctccagcatggcaggcaagaaatctgccactgagccacagttgcacggCCTGACGCTTCCAGTTTTTTAAAAGGCGGTGAAATCTCAAAACACCATACAAAAATTGTGGtcaaatttataggacattacatcccacaacagcaggatacacctttttctcaagtgctcatggatcattctcaaagatagaccatatgctgggtcacaaagcaagtcttaacaaatttaaaaagactgaaatcatacacaacactttctcggatcataaaggaatgaagttggaaatcaataataggcggagtgccagaaaattcacaaatacgtggaggctcaacaacactctcttaaacaacgagtgggtcaaagaagaaattgctagagaaattagcaaatacctcgaggcgaatgaaaatgaaaacacaacatatcaaaacttatgggatgcagcaaaggcagtgctaagagggaaatttattgctctaaatgcctatatcagaaaagaagaaaaggcaaaaatgcaggaattaactgtccacttggaagaactggagaaagaacagcaaactaatcccaaagcaagcaaaaggaaagaaataacaaagattagagcagaaataaatgaaattgaaaacatgaaagcaatagaaaaaatcaataaggccagaagttggttctatgagaaaatcaataagattgatgggcccttagcaagattgacaaaaagaagaagagagaggatgcaaataaataagatcagaaatggaagaggagacataactactgacctcacagaaataaaggaggtaataacaggatactatgaacaactttacgctaataaatacaacaatttagaggaactggacgggttcctggaaagacatgaacaaccaactttgactcaagaagacacagatgacctcaacaaaccaatcacaagtaaagaaattgaattagtcattcaaaagcttcctaaaaagaaaagtccaggaccagacggcttcacatctgaattctatcaaacattccagaaagaattagtaccaactctcctcaaactcttcaaaaaaatcgaagtggagggaaaactacctaattcattctatgaaaccaacatcaccctcataccaaaaccaggcaaagatattacaaaaaaagaaaactacaggccgatctctctaatgaatatagatgcaaaaatcctcaataaaattctagcaaatcgtatccaacaacacattaaaagaattatacatcatgaccaagtaggattcatcccaggtatgcaaggatggttcaacataagaaaatcaattaatgtaatacaccatatcaacaaatcaaagcagaaaaatcacatgatcatctcaattgatgcagagaaggcatttgacaagattcaacatcctttcctgttgaaaacactttaaaagataggaatacaagggaacttccttaaaatgatagagggagggtgggccgcggtggctcagcgggcaaagtgcttgcctgctatgccggaggacctcggttcgattcccggccccagcccatgtaacaaaaacggagaaacagaatacaataaaaacaagaaaatgtttaaaaatgtttccctttcttccttccttccttccttctatccttccttccttctctctgtctttcctttaaaaaaaaaaaaaaaaaaaaaaaaaaaaatgatagagggaatatatgaaaaccccacagctaatatcatcctcaatggggaaaaattgaaaactttccccctaagatcaggaacaagacaaggatgtccactatcaccactattattcaacattgtgttggaggttctagccagagcaattagacaagaaaaagaaatacaaggcatcaaaattggaaaggaagaagtaaaactatcactgtttgcagacaatatgatactatacgtcgaaaacccggaaaaatccacaacaaaactactagagctaataaatgagtacagcaaagtagcaggttacaagatcaacattcaaaaatctgtagcatttctatacactagcaatgaacaagcggagggggaaatcaagaaacgaatcccatttacaattgcaactaaaagaataaaatacctaggaataaatttaaccaaagagacaaaaaacctatataaagaaaactacaaaaaactgctaaaagaaatcacagaagacctaaatagatggaagggcataccgtgttcatggattggaagactaaatatagttaagatgtcaatcctacctaaattgatttacagattcaatgcaataccaatcaaaatcccaacaacttatttttcagaaatagaaaaaccaataagcaaatttatctggaagggcagggtgccccgaattgctaaaaacatcttgagggaaaaaaacgaagctggaggtcttgcactgcctgactttaaggcatattatgaagccacagtggtcaaaacagcatggtattggcataaagatagatatatcgaccaatggaatcgaatagagtgctcagatatagaccctctcatctatggacatttgatctttgataaggcagtcaagccaactcacctgggacagagcagtctcttcaataaatggtgcctagagaactggatatccatatgcaaaagaatgaaagaagacccatatctcacaccctacacaaaagttaactcaaaatggatcaaagatctaaacattaggtctaagaccataaaacagttagaggaaaatgtagggagatatcttatgaatcttacaattggaggcagttttatggaccttaaacctaaagcaagagcactgaagaaggaaataaataaatgggaactcctcaaaattaaacacttttgtgcatcaaagaacttcatcaagaaagtagaaagacagcctacacaatgggaaacaatatttggaaacgacatatcagataaaggtctagtatccagaatttataaagagattgttcaactcaacaacaaaaagacagccaacccaattacaaaatgggaaaaagacttgaatagacacctctcagaggaggaaatacaaatggccaaaaggcacacgaagagatgctcaatgtccctggccattagagaaatgcaaatcaaaaccacagtgagatatcatctcacacccaccagaatggccattatcaacaaaacagaaaatgacaagtgctggagaggatgcggtgaaagaggcacacttatccactgttggtgggaatgtcaaatggtgcaaccactgtggaaggcagtttggcggttcctcaaaaagctgaatatagaattgccatacgacccagcaataccattgctgggaatctactcaaagaattaagggcaaaaactcaaacggacatttgcacaccaatgtttatagcagcgttatttacaattgcaaagagatggaaacagccaaaatgtccatcaacagacgagtggctaaacaaactgtggtatatacatacgatggaatattatgcagctttaagacaggataaacttatgaagcatgtaataacatggatggacct
The genomic region above belongs to Tamandua tetradactyla isolate mTamTet1 chromosome 16, mTamTet1.pri, whole genome shotgun sequence and contains:
- the NOB1 gene encoding RNA-binding protein NOB1, yielding MAPVEHVVADAGAFLRDAALQDFGKNIYTVREVVSEIRDKATRRRLAVLPYELHFKEPFPEYVRLVTEFSKKTGDYPSLSATDIQVLALTYQLEAEFVGVSHLKQEPEKVKVSSSVQHPETPLHITGFHLPSKPKAPQETVNHGHPASEPENPEFTSFVFWRNPLPNIDHELQELLIHKGKGDSSEEEEDGLEDRNEKESDDDEGGWITPSNIKQIQQQLEQCDVPTDVRVGCVTTDFAMQNVLLQMGLRVLAVNGMLIREARSHILRCHGCFKTTSDMNRVFCSHCGNKTLKKVSVTVSDDGTLHMHFSRNPKVLNPRGLRYSLPTPKGGKYAINPHLTEDQRFPQLRLSKKARQKTNVFAPDYIAGVSPFAENDICSRSATLHIRDSTLGAGRRRLNPNASRKKFVKKR